A stretch of the Panicum virgatum strain AP13 chromosome 9N, P.virgatum_v5, whole genome shotgun sequence genome encodes the following:
- the LOC120692350 gene encoding probably inactive leucine-rich repeat receptor-like protein kinase IMK2, translating to MGERSCGRDGVRCDVRSRKERRGGGRLVSLPLVILLLLLAAAPARGQRSDGVVIAQADLQGLQAIRQALVDPRGFLAGWNGTGLDACSGGWAGVKCAGGKVVAIQLPFKGLAGTLSDKVGQLTALRRLSFHDNIIGGQVPAAIGFLRELRGVYLHNNRFAGAVPPALGGCALLQTLDLSGNYLSGSIPSALANATRLFRIHLAYNNLSGVVPSSLTSLPFLESLQLGNNNLSGVMPPAIGNLRLLHDLSLGSNLISGSIPEEIGNLSKLRSLDLSDNLLGGSLPASLCNLTSLVELNLAGNDIGGHIPECFDGLKNLTKLSLKRNVLDGEIPAAVGNLSALSLLDVSENNLTGEIPASLSGLANLNSLNVSYNNLSGPVPAVLSSKFNSTSFVGNLQLCGFNGSAICTSASSPLMSPSPPLPLSERRTRKLNKRELIFAVGGILLLFLLLFCCVLLFWRKDKESSSPKKSAKDATTTKTVGKTGSGAGSGTDGGGDGGGKLVHFDGALSFTADDLLCATAEILGKSTYGTVYKATMEDGSYVAVKRLREKIAKSQKEFEAEVNALGKLRHHNLLALRAYYMGPKGEKLLVFDFMPKGNLASFLHARAPDSSPVDWPTRMNIAMGVARGLHHLHTDANMVHGNLTSNNILLDEGNNAKIADCGLSRLMSAAANSSVIAAAGALGYRAPELSKLKKANTKTDIYSLGVIMLELLTGKSPGDTTNGLDLPQWVASVVEEEWINEVFDLELMKDAAAGSETGEELVKTLKLALHCVDPSPPARPEAQQVLRQLEQIKPSIAVSAASSFTGEPSHTTATVTSVTDETRSTITE from the exons ATGGGTGAGCGGAGTTGCGGCCGCGACGGCGTCCGATGCGATGTCAGGTCGAGAAAGGAACGGCGAGGTGGAGGCCGGCTTGTGTCGTTGCCGCTGGtgatcctcctgctgctgctggcggcggcgccggcgcgagggCAGCGCTCGGACGGCGTGGTGATCGCGCAGGCGGACCTGCAGGGGCTGCAGGCCATCCGCCAGGCGCTGGTGGACCCGCGCGGGTTCCTGGCAGGGTGGAACGGCACGGGCCTCGACGCCTGCTCCGGCGGCTGGGCCGGGGTCAAGTGCGCGGGGGGCAAGGTCGTGGCCATCCAGCTCCCCTTCAAGGGCCTCGCCGGCACGCTCTCCGACAAGGTCGGCCAGCTCACCGCGCTGCGCCGGCTCAGCTTCCACGACAACATCATCGGGGGCCAGGTGCCCGCCGCGATCGGcttcctccgcgagctccgcgggGTGTACCTCCACAACAACCGGTTCGCCGGCGCCGTGCCCCCGGCGCTCGGCGGCTGCGCGCTCCTGCAGACGCTCGACCTCAGCGGCAACTACCTCTCGGGGAGTATCCCTTCCGCTCTCGCCAACGCCACTCGCCTCTTTAGGATCCACCTCGCGTACAACAACCTCTCCGGCGTCGTGCCGAGCAGCCTCACTTCGCTCCCTTTCCTTGAATCCCTTCAACTCGGCAACAACAATCTCAGTGGTGTGATGCCGCCAGCCATTGGCAATCTCAGATTGCTCCACGACCTTTCCCTCGGTAGCAATTTGATCAGCGGAAGCATCCCTGAAGAGATCGGCAACCTCTCAAAGCTCCGAAGCTTGGACCTTTCTGACAATCTGTTAGGTGGTAGCCTCCCTGCATCACTTTGCAACCTCACTTCGCTAGTCGAGCTCAATCTCGCAGGCAATGACATTGGAGGACACATCCCGGAATGCTTTGACGGGCTCAAGAACCTGACCAAGCTGTCCCTGAAGAGGAATGTCCTCGACGGCGAGATTCCGGCAGCCGTCGGGAACCTCTCGGCACTGTCACTGCTCGACGTGTCAGAGAACAACCTCACCGGTGAAATTCCAGCCTCCTTGAGCGGCCTTGCCAACCTCAATTCTTTGAATGTGTCCTACAACAATCTCTCAGGTCCCGTGCCTGCGGTTCTGTCCAGCAAGTTCAATTCCACCTCGTTCGTTGGGAACCTTCAGCTCTGTGGGTTCAACGGCTCCGCCATTTGCACTTCCGCTTCATCTCCGTTGATGTCGCCGTCTCCTCCGCTGCCTTTGTCGGAGCGGCGGACGCGGAAGCTCAACAAAAGGGAGCTAATCTTTGCAGTGGGGGGCATCCTCTTGctcttcttgctcctcttctgcTGCGTACTCCTCTTCTGGAGGAAAGACAAGGAAAGCTCGTCTCCCAAGAAGAGCGCCAAGGACGCGACGACCACCAAGACTGTCGGGAAGACAGGCTCTGGCGCAGGCTCAGGAACTGAcggtggtggtgatggtggCGGCAAGCTGGTCCATTTTGACGGGGCCCTCTCGTTCACGGCGGACGACTTGCTGTGCGCGACCGCGGAGATCCTGGGCAAGAGCACCTACGGGACGGTGTACAAGGCGACCATGGAGGACGGCAGCTACGTCGCCGTGAAGCGGCTCCGGGAGAAGATTGCCAAGAGCCAGAAGGAGTTTGAGGCGGAGGTGAACGCGCTCGGCAAACTCCGGCACCACAacctcctcgccctccgggccTACTACATGGGGCCCAAGGGCGAGAAGCTCCTGGTGTTCGACTTCATGCCCAAAGGCAACCTTGCCTCTTTCCTCCATG CTCGTGCGCCGGATAGCAGCCCGGTGGACTGGCCGACGAGGATGAACATCGCGATGGGCGTGGCGCGGGGGCTGCACCACCTGCACACCGACGCCAACATGGTGCACGGCAACCTCACCAGCAACAACATCCTCCTGGACGAGGGCAACAACGCCAAGATCGCCGATTGCGGCCTGTCGCGCCTCATGAGCGCGGCGGCCAACTCCAGCGTgatcgccgccgcgggcgcgctcGGCTACCGCGCGCCCGAGCTTTCCAAGCTGAAGAAGGCCAACACCAAGACCGACATCTACAGCCTCGGCGTGATCATGCTCGAGCTCCTGACCGGCAAGTCGCCGGGGGACACGACCAACGGCCTCGACCTGCCGCAGTGGGTGGCCTCGGTCGTCGAGGAGGAGTGGATCAACGAGGTGTTCGACCTGGAGCTCATGAAGGACGCTGCCGCGGGCTCAGAGACCGGTGAGGAGCTGGTCAAGACGCTTAAACTGGCATTGCATTGCGTTGATCCTTCGCCACCAGCGAGGCCCGAGGCGCAGCAGGTCCTGCGGCAGCTTGAGCAGATCAAGCCCTCTATTGCGGTCTCTGCCGCCTCGTCGTTCACCGGTGAGCCGAGCCATACTACCGCGACCGTCACCAGTGTCACCGACGAGACAAGATCTACAATTACAGAGTAG